A region of the Methyloprofundus sedimenti genome:
TAATGCTGTGTGATGGCAACACCTACAACTATGGCTATATCGGCAGCCGCGCCACTGGCAATGAACCCGGCGACTACCTCGTAGTTGGTCCTGACTGGAAAGGCGAAACACCGGCGGGCATCAAGAAAGTTTTCCGCTCCGGCACCCAGTTCTCCCTGGTTGCCTACCGCACTCAGCTTTTTAACCCTGATGACATGCTGAACGTGGAGAAGGTCCAGGCCGGTTACAAAGTACAGCCGCTGTCGGCGTATCTTCACCAGCCCGCGCCACCCGCGGCCCCAACTATCAACTTTCCGCCGATTGACAAGGAGTTGGTCAAAAAGAACTTTTTCCAGTATCTCGACTTTGCCTTGCAATTCGCTCCGGGCACTCCGGAGGAAGCGGAAATTCGTTCCAAACTTGCTCGCATCGGTATCGGTGCCGGTAAGAAGTTCAATTTTGAAGAACTTGATCTGGAACACATGCTTGAAGTGGGATTGGGTATGAAAGCCGGCGAGGCCAAAATCGAGGCCATCATTGCTGCGGGCGGCAAGGATCAACATGGCTGGCGCGTCGGTGGGCTAGCCGGCGGCAATGCTGCCTACTTTAGTGGCAATTGGCTGGCTCGCGCCGGCTTGGCGAAAGCAGGCATCTACGCAAATGACCCGGCTGAAGCTATGTACCCATTGGCTAAAGTGGATGCTAACGGCGCACCGCTCGACGGTAGCAAACATAATTACACGCTCACTTTTGCTGCTGGACAGTTCCCGCCGGTGAACGCTTTTTGGTCCGTGACGCTGTATGATGGCAAGAGCCAGCTCCTGATCAAAAACCCCATCAACCGTTACCTCATCAACTCGCCGATGTTGCCGAACATGAAACTAAACAAGGACGGCTCGCTGACGATGTATATCCAGAAAGACTCTCCTGGTGCGGCTAAGGCAAGCAACTGGCTGCCCGCACCGAATGATACCTTCTATCTACTTCTGCGCCTCTACTGGCCCAAGACGGAAGCGCCTTCCATCTTGCCGCCCGGTGAAGGCACATGGCAACCGCCCGGCATTGTGAAGGTGAAATGATTCGTCAGTGAAACGCGCGGGTCGTCTCTATCGGGTCAGAGGGAGCCGCAGCTCCCGTCTGCCCACAGAACCGTGCGTACGGGTCCGTACACGGCTCCTCACGCAAGACGTATCCATTGAGAAACTTCAAACCAATGCTCTAACTTTCGGTCGGATCGTATTTCCTGCCCTTTCAGATTTATAAACCAACTGTTCGGATAAGCCCTCGTCACTGCTCGCGCATTGGAGAGTTGCCACCGTTTGTTGTTTGAAAAGACGGCTTTTGATGCTTGTTTTCGTGGTACGCCCCGTTTGACCAGTTTTCGATATAGATGCTGTTTTCTCTTTTGTTGATCGACTATTCGTGATCGTAGTCGTCGCCTGATATGGGCTTCGATTTTATTCAATTGTGAGGGGTAGTAAGTCAAACTGTAGTAATTTGACCAGCCCACATACCATTGATTGATCTCGTCCAGTGATGTATCCAGAGTCTGATGTGTACCTCGCGGTGTCAGTGCTTCGATTTCACTCATGGCTGTTTGCAGGGCTTTATGCGCAATGGCAATTGTCCCCTTAACCACGGTAAAACCTAAAAACTTTACCGCATCGGATTTAGCCACCTGGCTTTTCTCCTGATTCACTTTCAGTTTCAGCTTCTTTTCGATGAATTGGCTGACTTTTTCCATCACTCGATCTGCCGCTTTTTGCGATTTTACGAAGATATTACAGTCGTCCGCGTACCTGCAAAATTCCAGTCCACGTTTTTCCAATTCCTGATCCAGTTCATCCAGAACGATATTGCTCAGCAAGGGACTGAGTGAGCCCCCTTGCATTGCGCCTTCCTTGCTGGGGTTGACGATGCCATTGATCATGACGCCGCTACGCAACATGTTTCCGACTAGGCGAAGTATCCGTTTGTCGGATATTTTCTCGCCCATTCGGGCTATCAGCCTGTCGTGATGGATTCTATCAAAAAACTTGGATAGATCTATATCCACCACGTAGGGCTTGCCACTGTTCACTATCTGTTGTGCCGCTTGTACCGCTTCGTGCTGGCTTCGCCCTGGGCGAAATCCATAGCTGTGCGGTGAAAAATGCGGATCAAAGACCGGTTCCAGCAGTAGCTTTAATATTGTTTGTACCACTCGATCCCGTACCGTCGGTATGCCGAGTAGTCGTACACCTTTGCCTCCCGGCTTGGCTATTTCTACTCGACGGACTGGCGAGGGTTGATAAGTCCAGTTTGCGAGTTCCTCTTGCAACTGACTTAGCTCTTCGTCTAAACGAGTTTCAAAGTCTGCAATGGTTATTCCGTCTATGCCGGGTTTACCTTTGTTTTTCTTTACCTGTTTAAAAGCGACGCCCAAGTATAAGGTTGAGCATAACTGGTCGAAAAGTCTGGGTTCCTCTATTAATAGGTCGTGTTCGTTCATTTCACTTTTTTTTCTTTCTTTTGCAATGGGATTTCTTCAATCTCGCACAACCGATTCGTTCACTGTTTACGACGCGAATAGAGGGTTGTTCCTGTTAGGCTGATCTCAGTCCATCAGTTTATAATCAACGGCCATGGCCGCTTACGTGTTCCGCCCTTCACCTCCAACGTCCTGTTGCTGATTTGATGTTTTACCCTCCTTCATGTCACCATGAATTCATCGGCACCAAACTTTACGATTACTATGGCTTCATCTGAAAACCCTCGGTTCATAACGTCTACATTACTGTAGCGCTTAGGGCTTAAGAAGTCGCAGTTACTCCGACCCAAAGCCGACGGCTCTGTAGTGGGTAAGATAGTCAACTATCTCTCGATCTACCTACCTTCAATACAACAACACGTTACGGTGAGAATATTGGACTTCGGTGGTCGCGGGCACCTTATCCCCTTGTTGCCGCCTTACGAAGGTTCACTTTCGTTTAGGTGATCGATTTGGCTAGAGCTTCCTTCAGATTCCGCATTGGCTCCCAATAACCGTGTTTCCCTGTTGGGTAGCTACCGGGAGTTTCTTTGGACACCCTTGCTTTCGCCTACTTTTTCCCTTCTCACAGGGCAAAGGCTGGATTTCCACCAGCTAGCTGACTATCATGCCAGTCACACCACGAGACTGCTCGCGCATTCACAGACAGGAAAGAGGATACTCAACTATAGACGCGCCATTTTTTCCATATGAAACTGCAGAAGAAAAAAGTAATTTAATAATTTAAATTTACTCTGACCTCAGTTTTCTAGTGCTTGTAATTAGCACATAAGTCTGTCACCCTATTCATAGGTCAGTTGTTTGCGGGTAATCTTTGTTCTCTATCTCTTACTGGAGAATAAACGATCAGACTGCAGGTGATTGGCTGTTTATTCTATCTAATTCAAGTTTTGCACTTGTTGGTTGAATCCAAGAAATATTATTAAAGGAAACAAATTGAAAAAATTTATATTAACAATCGTATTGAGTTTTTTTGTATCTGCAATAGCAGTTGCTGGTGACCAAGTAATGAAGAATGACAACCCCAACGCTTCAGAAATGGAAGGAAAGCATATGAAGAATTCTAACCAAAATTCTTCACGTTTTGACACAGTAGTGGAAAAAACAAATAAACCATATACAGCTATCAAGTACCAAAAATAACTTTAGTTATAGTGTAGCAAAAGATCAATTTAGTATTTTAAATAGCTCCCAGCGCCATAGTAAATGGATATGGGGTTACCCAAACATTAGGCAAGCATATAAAAACGAGTCACCTGTTTGCTGAGTGGTCGTATGGAGCAATGACATAATACGGAAATTTCGTGTTCTACGTTGTTTTATACGAGCGACTTATTTTATTTAAATCTTGATGTTAAAAAATATTCCTCACCCACGATATGTTTGATAAGAGAAGAGCAAAGTGACCAGAAGTTAAGGTCTGATGTCTTGTACTACTTTTATAACAATTTTCTTCACCAGTCGAGCTGGTGATAAAAGCATTATTCTAGTAACAGTTCGCTGTGGGTTGCTAGCAGCATTTCTGTATACAATTTGATTAAATCTTTAAAAGCGATTTCGTTGGCGACTATCAGCTTGTCAAAATAATTCCAATCTTGCGGGCTATTGGTAAACTCCACCCGGATAAAGCTTTAAAAAATCATCACTCTGACTTGCCGGCAATTGAACAAGCAACTTAACTTGCCCGGTAAAATCCTTGCTAATAATTTCTCCAGAGAAATTGTTCAAAGTATATTCAAATGACTGCAGTTGATTATAATCAACAACAAATAACAATGTAGCCAGCTCAATAAATTCGATAATATCAGCTACTTCAATGGCTTGTTTAGCGGCATTACCATAGGCGCGCGTCAAACCTCCTGCACCTAATTTAATCCCGCCAAAATAACGCACCACCACACACAATACGTTAATTAAGTCATGTCCTTCTATATATTTAAAAACTGGTTTTCCAGCCGTTCCTGAGGGCTCACCCGCATCATGAAACCGGCAAATAATACCTTTCTCTGTTTTAATGCGGTAGGCAAATACTATATGGTTTGCAGATGCATGCTCGGTACTTAAATTTTTTAAATAGTCGACTGCTTGTGTTTCACTGCTACAGGGATAAATTAAGCCGATAAAGCGTGATTTCTTAATACTTTCTTCTATTTTGGCCGGGTCTTTAACGCATTGCACTCGATTCACCTATGAGTTTGCTTTCTTTTATACCTCAGAATAATATGCTTTTTTCTCAATTAGAAGCTTTAACAATAATAAATTTCGCATTCGAAGCGACAAGCTCGACGCTAGAAAAATATTTTTTCAAACTTGCCTGATAACCCAGGTGGCGATTACCAATGACCCACAATTCACCACCTGTACGTAATACTTTTTTTGCCTGATTAAACATGCGCATGGCAATATGACTACCAATTGTTGTTTGCTGGTGAAAAGGCGGATTACATAAAACCAGGTCAATACTATCAGGCGCAAAATCGGTTAATGCATCTGCAGCCGTAAATGTTGCTTTTCGAGTTTTAAATGCATGCTCAAAATTTTGCTGTGCTGAAGCCACAGCCATAAATGATTCATCTATAAAATGTAGCTGAGCAGCAGGATTGTTTGCAGCAAAAATAAGTCCGACTAAGCCATTTCCACAACCCAGATCGACTACTTGCCGGTATTTATTATGTTGCGGCAAATTCGCCAAAAAATAA
Encoded here:
- a CDS encoding DUF1254 domain-containing protein, whose translation is MKITRRRFLNAAMASIITLTFITGCAVKNDAIVQAEKNENNAPGIAETKAIAEEGFIYGLPIVMNYAVMYAFSVDKNSSQYKAPFNVIDNLHRVFTYKDTAIISPNSDTPYSSLWLDLRTEPIVLSVPAVEKERYFSVMLCDGNTYNYGYIGSRATGNEPGDYLVVGPDWKGETPAGIKKVFRSGTQFSLVAYRTQLFNPDDMLNVEKVQAGYKVQPLSAYLHQPAPPAAPTINFPPIDKELVKKNFFQYLDFALQFAPGTPEEAEIRSKLARIGIGAGKKFNFEELDLEHMLEVGLGMKAGEAKIEAIIAAGGKDQHGWRVGGLAGGNAAYFSGNWLARAGLAKAGIYANDPAEAMYPLAKVDANGAPLDGSKHNYTLTFAAGQFPPVNAFWSVTLYDGKSQLLIKNPINRYLINSPMLPNMKLNKDGSLTMYIQKDSPGAAKASNWLPAPNDTFYLLLRLYWPKTEAPSILPPGEGTWQPPGIVKVK
- a CDS encoding IMPACT family protein, giving the protein MQCVKDPAKIEESIKKSRFIGLIYPCSSETQAVDYLKNLSTEHASANHIVFAYRIKTEKGIICRFHDAGEPSGTAGKPVFKYIEGHDLINVLCVVVRYFGGIKLGAGGLTRAYGNAAKQAIEVADIIEFIELATLLFVVDYNQLQSFEYTLNNFSGEIISKDFTGQVKLLVQLPASQSDDFLKLYPGGVYQ
- the ltrA gene encoding group II intron reverse transcriptase/maturase → MNEHDLLIEEPRLFDQLCSTLYLGVAFKQVKKNKGKPGIDGITIADFETRLDEELSQLQEELANWTYQPSPVRRVEIAKPGGKGVRLLGIPTVRDRVVQTILKLLLEPVFDPHFSPHSYGFRPGRSQHEAVQAAQQIVNSGKPYVVDIDLSKFFDRIHHDRLIARMGEKISDKRILRLVGNMLRSGVMINGIVNPSKEGAMQGGSLSPLLSNIVLDELDQELEKRGLEFCRYADDCNIFVKSQKAADRVMEKVSQFIEKKLKLKVNQEKSQVAKSDAVKFLGFTVVKGTIAIAHKALQTAMSEIEALTPRGTHQTLDTSLDEINQWYVGWSNYYSLTYYPSQLNKIEAHIRRRLRSRIVDQQKRKQHLYRKLVKRGVPRKQASKAVFSNNKRWQLSNARAVTRAYPNSWFINLKGQEIRSDRKLEHWFEVSQWIRLA